A stretch of the Candidatus Methylomirabilota bacterium genome encodes the following:
- a CDS encoding VOC family protein: protein MANPAETPLPFHLRKIGHVVLNVTDLEAAVRFYTELLGLEVSDRYPDSMVPGGMVFLRCNPDHHGVALVGGAQRMDASSLNHFAFEVGTLDEVFRARAWLGKHGIPLVFEGRRRAGCQIAVEFRDPDGNNLEIYWNIDQVGTNAAARPSSEWRQARTLEDAVANPVAGQRLPPVSDFR, encoded by the coding sequence ATGGCGAACCCGGCGGAGACACCGCTTCCCTTCCACCTCCGTAAGATCGGCCACGTCGTGCTCAACGTCACCGACCTCGAGGCGGCGGTGCGCTTTTATACCGAGCTGCTCGGCCTCGAGGTGAGCGATCGGTATCCGGACAGCATGGTGCCGGGGGGCATGGTCTTTCTCCGCTGCAATCCCGACCACCACGGCGTCGCCCTCGTCGGGGGCGCCCAGCGGATGGACGCGAGCAGCCTGAATCATTTCGCGTTCGAAGTGGGGACGCTCGACGAGGTCTTCCGGGCGCGCGCGTGGCTCGGCAAGCACGGCATTCCCCTCGTCTTCGAGGGGCGCCGGCGGGCCGGCTGCCAGATCGCGGTGGAGTTCAGAGACCCCGACGGGAACAACCTGGAGATCTACTGGAACATCGACCAGGTCGGCACCAACGCGGCGGCGCGCCCTTCGAGCGAATGGCGCCAGGCGCGCACCCTCGAGGACGCGGTGGCCAACCCGGTAGCGGGCCAGCGCCTTCCCCCCGTCTCCGATTTCCGATAG